In the genome of Pseudorasbora parva isolate DD20220531a chromosome 10, ASM2467924v1, whole genome shotgun sequence, one region contains:
- the si:ch211-195o20.7 gene encoding cytospin-A — protein sequence MGNNSGKERHGSLGTTVDTYETPPASPYSLVSTWSPTTQLVSISNSKSTATPETDQDALSPPLIPISQNDLLLDCMTGPAKEAEEEHKMTQVPCLVSHPSDVCVHGDTEVDAKLLQKCLNTLQLNNTEETTHILNDLLQCFLVEREKMKEELRSCKEKIQAEREEWQQFQADLKVALVVSDRLRAESEEDLNSLRAAMQDMETKLANALQARQEFESQLESLRVELEQSKQKLKEFTGSHQGAPILRGLERRVEGYEKSTGPEEPLWTYEMKGKREMRISGTTERSRSLCRLPSNYPDVVVNGTSQPSVAMTTESSKTQAVSLERQNNMTSSIKDKKVENPLLQTCNSSGLDVANKINRTRTQEDFPSGLRSLRLHGSSRRNSLLRWCQGRTQGYKNIEITNFSSCWEDGLAFCAIYHSYLPSHIPYDKLNPENKKENLTLAFKTGEGFGISASLTVEEMLKDDAPDWHRVLEYVESIYQHFEM from the exons ATGGGGAATAACTCTGGAAAAGAACGACATGGATCTTTAG GCACTACTGTGGACACATATGAAACACCTCCCGCTTCCCCATATAGCCTTGTTTCTACTTGGTCACCAACCACTCAGCTGGTGTCCATTTCCAACTCTAAAAGCACAGCCACCCCTGAAACAGACCAAGATGCTCTCAGTCCACCACTCATCCCCATCAGTCAGAATGATTTGCTTTTGGACTGCATGACAGGGCCTGCGAAAGAAGCTGAGGAGGAACATAAGATGACACAAGTACCTTGTCTGGTGTCTCATccgtcagatgtgtgtgtgcatggagACACAGAAGTGGATGCAAAACTCCTCCAGAAGTGTCTGAACACATTGCAGCTTAACAACACTGAAGAAACTACACACATTCTGAATG atCTGTTACAATGTTTTCTGGTGGAGAGGGAGAAGATGAAGGAGGAATTGAGAAGTTGTAAGGAAAAGATTCAG GCAGAACGTGAGGAGTGGCAGCAATTCCAGGCTGACCTGAAGGTGGCGCTAGTGGTTTCAGACAGACTGAGGGCAGAATCTGAGGAAGATCTAAATTCTTTAAGAGCAGCAATGCAGGACATGGAAACAAAGCTAGCCAATGCCTTACAGGCTCGTCAGGAGTTTGAAAGTCAATTGGAGAGTCTGAGAGTTGAACTGGAGCAGAGCAAGCAGAAATTGAAAGAGTTCACTGGCAGCCACCAGGGGGCGCCGATACTGAGGGGCCTAGAGAGACGAGTGGAGGGTTATGAGAAGAGCACTGGACCCGAAGAGCCATTGTGGACATATGAGATGAAGGGAAAAAGAGAAATGCGCATCTCTGGTACTACAGAGAGATCTAG GAGTTTGTGCAGACTGCCCTCCAATTACCCTGATGTTGTTGTAAATGGTACTTCCCAACCCTCCGTGGCTATGACAACAGAATCA AGCAAGACTCAAGCTGTAAGTTTAGAGCGGCAAAACAATATGACCAGCTCCATTAAAG ATAAGAAAGTGGAGAATCCACTCCTACAAACATGCAACTCTTCAGGTTTAGATGTGGCAAATAAGATCAACAGGACAAG GACACAGGAGGATTTCCCATCAGGACTCAGGTCACTGAGGCTTCATGGAAGTTCCAGGCGAAACTCTCTGCTTCGCTGGTGTCAAGGCAGAACTCAGGGATACAAG AATATTGAGATCACTAATTTCAGCAGTTGCTGGGAGGACGGTTTGGCCTTTTGTGCGATTTACCACAGTTACCTCCCCTCTCACATACCATATGACAAACTCAATCCAGAGAACAAG AAAGAGAACCTCACTCTAGCATTCAAGACTGGAGAAGGTTTTGGAATCTCTGCTTCACTG ACGGTGGAGGAAATGCTAAAAGATGATGCACCGGACTGGCACAGAGTTCTGGAGTACGTAGAGAGCATCTACCAACATTTTGAGATGTGA